CCGCGGGCGCCGAACGGCGTTTCGGGGTCGGGCTCTTCGACGAGGATGATTTCCAACTCCGGCATGTGATGGGCGCGAAGGACGCCGCAGCTTTTGACGTCTTCGTAGGAAGGTCGTCCATTTTCGCAGGGGAAGTCCTCGGTGAGGGCGTATCCGAGGCCCATGTGCAGGCTGCCTTCGATCTGACCTTCCACCAATGTCGGGTTCATGGCACGGCCGACGTCGTGGGCCGCGATTACCTTCTTCAGGCGACCTTCGTCGTCGAGGATGACGACCTGGGTGGCAAAGCCGTAGGTCAAATGTGTTTTGGGATCGGGCACGTTGGCGCCGAATTTGTCGGTCTTGTAGCAGGTCCACTCGCCTTCGTAGACCCTTCCGATGAGATCGGAGAGCCCGCTACCGGCGTCGAGGTCGGATTTAAGCTTTCGTGCGGCGAGCTGGACGCCGTAGCAACCGAGGACGGTGCCTCTGCTGCCGGTCGTCTGGCCGCAGTCGATGGCGTGCGTGGTATCTGCCTGGGCATCGAAGAACTCGGCGGGCAGCCCGGTCTCGGTGACGGCCGTCTGAATGAGGACGGTGAAGAGGCCCTGGCCCATTTCGGTGAAGCCGGTGCGGATGGTGATGCGCCCGGACTTCTCGACGGTGAGGGTTGCGCGGCCGTGCTCGGGCAGGCCATTGCCGATGCCGACGTTTTTGATACCGCAGGCGATGCCGGCGAACTTTGCTCCGCGATAGGCGTCTCGCACCGCTTCAAGCGTTTTGCGCAGGCCGAAGGGTTTGGTGAGACGCTGGCCGGTGCAGAACTGTTCGCCGAGTTCGAGGATGTTGCGGCTGCGGATTTCCCAGCCGTCGATGCCGACCTTTTCGGCGAGGATGTCGAGGCAGCCTTCGACGGCGAAGGCGGACTGATTGGCGCCGAAGCCGCGCATCGCGCCGCAGGGCGGATTATTGGTGTAAACCGCCAGGGCCTCGATATCGATATTGGGGATGCGATAGGGGCCGGCGGCGTGACCGGCGGCGCGTTCGAGGACTTTTGCGCCGACGGAGGCGTAGGCGCCTTTGTCGCCGATGATCCGGGCGCGCAGGGCGGTGATGCGCCCGTCTTTATCGCAGCCGACTTTGAGCTGCGACTTGACCGGATGGCGCTTCGGATGGAGGCGCAGGCTCTCGGGGCGGGTGAGGGTTGTTTTGATCGGTCGGCCGGTGAGGTGGGCCAGCAGCGCGGTCTGGGCCTGAATCGACATGTCCTCTTTGCCGCCGAAAGCGCCGCCGTTGGAGACGAGCTCGACGTGCAGGCGCTCGATGGGCCAGCCGAGAACTTTGGCGACCTGTCGCCGATCATCGAAGATTCCCTGACCCTGGGAGAGGAAGTGCAGTCCCAGTTTTTCGCGCGGCCCACGGGTGGACAGCTTCATCGTCTCAGTCCACGAGCGGGCGGGCGCTTTGCCGTCGGCGTCGAGATCGACGGGCATCGCGATGCAGGCCTCGGGCTCGAGGTACATATGCTCGATGCGCTGCGTTTCCCATGTGCCCTCTGCGATGTGGGCGCTGGCGGCGAAGGCGGCATCTATGTCGCCACGAACTAACGCAGATTTTGAGAGAAGGTTTCCGGCGGGGTGAATTTTGGGGGCATCGGGCTTCAGTCCATCTTCGGGGGTGGAGACCGGCGTGCGCACCTCGTACTCCACTTCAATCAATTCGGCGGCGCGTCGGGCTGTCTTTTCGTCTATTGCGGCGACGGCGGCAAGGATGTCTCCCACGCAGCGCGTTTCTTCGCCTTCGGCGATGAAGATCGGCCAGTCGGAGACGATGAGGCCGACGAAGCGATCTCCGGGGACGTCTTTTGCCGTTGCGATGGATAGAACGCCCTCAAGTGCGAGGGCCGCCGAGGTGTCGATGCGCTTGACGAGGGCTCGCGGGTGATCGCTGAAGCGCATGGCGCCGAAGGCCATGCCCGGGACGGCGATGTCGTCGATGTATTGGTGTTCTCCGAGGACGCAATCGGTGCCGTTGTATCGAGACAGCCGCGAGCCGACGCCGCCGTAGGCCGCAGCCGGTTGACCGTTGTTGGGCTCGGCGCGTTCGCAGGGCATGGGATCGCCGCGCCGGACTTTTCCGAGCAGTTCAACGGCGTCGATGATCTTGGTGTAGCCGGTGCAGCGACAGAGGTGGGCTCGAAAGTCGCCGGCGATCTCTTCGCGCGAGGGGCAGGGGGTT
This genomic stretch from Planctomycetia bacterium harbors:
- a CDS encoding molybdopterin-dependent oxidoreductase, encoding MAVAPKSDTISFELNGRSVTVEDITDLSLLDLLRDRLGITSPKDGCQPLGQCGCCTILIDGKPRLSCTMKASMVAQKSVTTLEGLPPETRAQIADCFVHSGGVQCGFCIPGFAMRGHALLEKTPCPSREEIAGDFRAHLCRCTGYTKIIDAVELLGKVRRGDPMPCERAEPNNGQPAAAYGGVGSRLSRYNGTDCVLGEHQYIDDIAVPGMAFGAMRFSDHPRALVKRIDTSAALALEGVLSIATAKDVPGDRFVGLIVSDWPIFIAEGEETRCVGDILAAVAAIDEKTARRAAELIEVEYEVRTPVSTPEDGLKPDAPKIHPAGNLLSKSALVRGDIDAAFAASAHIAEGTWETQRIEHMYLEPEACIAMPVDLDADGKAPARSWTETMKLSTRGPREKLGLHFLSQGQGIFDDRRQVAKVLGWPIERLHVELVSNGGAFGGKEDMSIQAQTALLAHLTGRPIKTTLTRPESLRLHPKRHPVKSQLKVGCDKDGRITALRARIIGDKGAYASVGAKVLERAAGHAAGPYRIPNIDIEALAVYTNNPPCGAMRGFGANQSAFAVEGCLDILAEKVGIDGWEIRSRNILELGEQFCTGQRLTKPFGLRKTLEAVRDAYRGAKFAGIACGIKNVGIGNGLPEHGRATLTVEKSGRITIRTGFTEMGQGLFTVLIQTAVTETGLPAEFFDAQADTTHAIDCGQTTGSRGTVLGCYGVQLAARKLKSDLDAGSGLSDLIGRVYEGEWTCYKTDKFGANVPDPKTHLTYGFATQVVILDDEGRLKKVIAAHDVGRAMNPTLVEGQIEGSLHMGLGYALTEDFPCENGRPSYEDVKSCGVLRAHHMPELEIILVEEPDPETPFGARGVGEIGLVPTAPAVAGALYSFDKIRRTRLPMKDSPAARAILGPRSK